Proteins found in one Thermovenabulum gondwanense genomic segment:
- the glmS gene encoding glutamine--fructose-6-phosphate transaminase (isomerizing) has translation MCGIVGYIGDKMAAPFLIDGLKKLEYRGYDSAGIAVIDSADLKVVKSEGKIKILEEKLQGELPKGSLGIGHTRWATHGKPSDVNAHPHEDCTGDFIVVHNGIIENYLEIKEWLEEQGHKFKSETDTEVIPHLIEHYYDGDLFETVKKVVNMLKGSFALGVITKREPDCIIAARKSSPLIVGIGEGENYIASDIPAILQHTRKVYILEDEEMAKITKENIELCKFNGEKVEKEVFEVKWDAIAAEKGGYAHFMLKEIHEQPRAFKDTLTGRLNLEKHEVKLDDIKITRNELEKIEKIFIVACGTAYHAGVVGKYIIEKLCKIPVEVDIASEFRYREPMMDENTLVIIISQSGETADTLAALREAKNKGSRVIAITNVVGSSVAREADDVLYTWAGPEIAVASTKAYSTQLIALTLIALRFAKELGTISHELFDEVAVELKKLPEKADLLLTKEEEIKKLAERYSQVEHLFYIGRGLDYAVALEGALKLKEISYIHAEAYAAGELKHGTLALIVNGTPVIALATQEHLFEKTLSNIKEVKAREAVVIGFAKEGNEEIKKSVDHVFYIPKTHPMLMPILTVIPLQLFAYHAAVARGTDVDKPRNLAKSVTVE, from the coding sequence ATGTGCGGTATAGTTGGATATATTGGAGATAAAATGGCCGCTCCATTTTTGATTGATGGCTTAAAAAAGCTTGAATACAGAGGGTACGATTCGGCGGGTATCGCCGTTATAGATTCTGCTGATTTAAAGGTGGTAAAAAGCGAAGGCAAAATTAAGATTCTGGAAGAAAAGCTGCAAGGAGAACTGCCAAAGGGGAGTCTGGGTATAGGACATACCCGCTGGGCTACTCACGGTAAACCTTCCGATGTGAATGCCCATCCCCATGAAGACTGCACGGGGGATTTTATCGTTGTTCACAACGGGATTATAGAAAATTACTTAGAGATAAAGGAATGGCTTGAAGAACAGGGGCATAAATTCAAATCAGAAACGGATACGGAAGTTATCCCTCATTTAATTGAACATTATTACGACGGTGACCTTTTTGAAACGGTAAAAAAAGTAGTCAATATGCTGAAGGGATCCTTTGCCCTTGGCGTTATTACAAAGAGGGAACCCGACTGCATAATCGCTGCAAGAAAATCAAGCCCCCTTATAGTAGGCATAGGTGAAGGGGAAAATTATATCGCATCGGATATACCTGCTATATTGCAGCATACAAGGAAGGTATACATTTTAGAAGACGAAGAAATGGCAAAAATAACCAAAGAGAACATAGAACTTTGTAAATTTAACGGGGAGAAGGTAGAAAAAGAAGTCTTTGAAGTAAAATGGGATGCGATAGCTGCGGAAAAAGGCGGGTATGCCCATTTCATGCTAAAAGAAATCCACGAACAACCGAGAGCTTTTAAGGATACATTAACGGGAAGGCTAAATCTTGAAAAACATGAAGTAAAACTGGATGATATAAAGATAACGAGGAATGAGCTGGAGAAAATTGAAAAAATATTCATCGTAGCCTGCGGTACCGCATATCATGCAGGAGTAGTAGGAAAATACATTATAGAAAAACTTTGCAAAATCCCAGTAGAAGTGGATATAGCTTCGGAATTTAGATACAGAGAGCCCATGATGGATGAAAATACCCTGGTGATAATTATTAGCCAATCCGGAGAAACAGCCGACACATTGGCAGCTCTTAGAGAAGCAAAAAATAAAGGATCAAGGGTAATAGCAATTACAAATGTGGTTGGAAGCTCCGTTGCAAGAGAAGCCGATGATGTGTTGTACACCTGGGCGGGACCGGAAATTGCGGTAGCATCAACGAAGGCCTACAGCACCCAGCTTATTGCTCTTACTTTAATTGCTCTTCGATTTGCAAAAGAACTGGGCACAATTTCCCATGAATTATTTGACGAAGTAGCTGTTGAACTAAAGAAACTTCCTGAAAAAGCCGACCTTTTATTAACCAAGGAAGAAGAGATAAAGAAACTTGCAGAAAGATACTCCCAGGTGGAGCACCTTTTCTACATCGGAAGGGGACTTGACTATGCCGTAGCCCTGGAAGGTGCATTGAAGCTGAAGGAAATATCCTATATACACGCAGAAGCCTATGCAGCAGGGGAATTAAAACACGGAACCCTCGCATTGATAGTAAACGGCACTCCGGTAATTGCTCTTGCTACTCAGGAACATTTATTTGAAAAGACCTTGAGCAATATAAAGGAGGTTAAAGCAAGGGAAGCCGTTGTTATAGGTTTTGCAAAGGAAGGGAATGAAGAAATCAAAAAATCGGTAGACCACGTATTTTATATCCCCAAAACCCATCCGATGCTGATGCCCATTTTAACCGTAATACCTTTACAGCTTTTTGCATACCATGCGGCTGTAGCAAGGGGTACCGATGTGGATAAACCGAGGAATCTGGCAAAAAGCGTTACTGTAGAGTAA
- a CDS encoding CdaR family protein, producing the protein MRSILSNDFILKVLSVLAALLMWMYVMNEQNPQVTYVIKNVPIKFVNLDTERYVIKGEGKYFVNVKIKARRSMVVGIKPEDINAQVNLQGRTEGDNLLPVNVTVPNFLELIDFTPREVLISLDKVVESQLNVSANIKGVPADGFVAKTPLIKPETVVIRGPKSVVDTLKSAVVEVDISGKSSPVQLKLPVKILDDKGAEYKDIIIRPETVEVTVPVVKAAAVSLKPAVAGNPPSGYVLKNIKIEPENLIITGRDEIINNLLELTTKPVDISEITTDTVVETQIVFPEGVIPVDETMKKARITISVEKAALKEIYYNTEDLEVRNLLEGAQVLLEEKGFILTVLGPESMIEKVNKTDIRLYVDLFGLSEGKHEVRVKAEASTPYAVEKIEPSSIKVTITKLE; encoded by the coding sequence ATGCGTAGTATCTTATCGAATGACTTTATTTTAAAAGTTTTGTCCGTTCTGGCAGCCCTGCTCATGTGGATGTATGTAATGAACGAGCAGAATCCCCAGGTTACTTACGTCATAAAAAATGTTCCAATTAAATTTGTAAATCTGGACACTGAAAGATACGTAATAAAAGGAGAAGGGAAATATTTTGTAAATGTAAAAATAAAAGCCAGGAGAAGCATGGTAGTAGGGATTAAGCCGGAAGATATAAATGCTCAGGTGAACCTCCAGGGAAGGACCGAAGGGGATAATCTGCTCCCTGTCAATGTTACGGTGCCTAATTTTTTAGAACTTATAGATTTTACCCCCCGGGAAGTCCTTATTTCGCTGGATAAGGTTGTAGAAAGTCAATTAAATGTTTCGGCAAATATAAAAGGGGTTCCGGCCGATGGTTTTGTCGCCAAAACTCCTTTGATAAAACCGGAAACCGTTGTAATTAGAGGGCCTAAAAGCGTTGTAGATACCTTAAAAAGTGCGGTAGTGGAAGTTGATATTTCCGGGAAAAGCTCTCCCGTCCAGTTGAAATTACCTGTAAAAATCCTTGATGATAAAGGTGCTGAGTATAAAGACATCATCATCAGGCCCGAGACGGTTGAAGTAACGGTGCCAGTAGTAAAAGCAGCCGCCGTTTCTTTAAAACCTGCGGTAGCAGGTAACCCGCCTTCGGGATATGTGCTAAAAAATATCAAAATAGAACCGGAAAATTTAATCATTACCGGAAGGGATGAAATTATAAATAATCTTTTAGAGCTAACTACAAAACCGGTGGACATAAGTGAGATAACCACGGATACGGTTGTGGAAACGCAGATAGTATTTCCCGAAGGCGTAATACCCGTGGATGAAACGATGAAAAAGGCAAGGATAACGATATCCGTGGAAAAGGCCGCATTAAAAGAAATATATTATAACACCGAAGATCTGGAAGTAAGGAACCTTTTGGAGGGAGCCCAGGTCTTACTGGAAGAAAAAGGATTTATATTGACAGTTTTGGGACCCGAGAGTATGATAGAAAAAGTGAATAAGACAGACATACGTTTATACGTTGATCTTTTCGGTTTATCCGAAGGCAAACATGAAGTCAGGGTGAAAGCGGAAGCTTCAACTCCCTATGCTGTAGAAAAAATAGAACCTTCCAGTATAAAAGTTACTATTACAAAACTTGAGTAA
- the cdaA gene encoding diadenylate cyclase CdaA: MLVQIAELFKGFRLMDLLDIALVAYVSYKALQLIRGTRAVQLIRGLVLFIVFTKVSEWLGLYTINWILKNAMTVGAIALLVVFQPELRRALEQLGRSRFFSGTVFGWGEKEILRLIDSVAEACEELSKNKIGALMVLEGQTGLNEYIETGVMIGGQVSPELLINIFVPNTPLHDGAVIIRNDKIMAASCYLPLTENPNLSKELGTRHRAGLGITEQSDAVAVIVSEETGVISVAREGKLSRYLDIKTLKSMLKEIYQVGEKKGNLWNWRKTNA; encoded by the coding sequence ATGTTAGTTCAAATCGCGGAGCTTTTTAAAGGATTCAGGCTTATGGACCTTCTGGACATAGCTCTGGTGGCTTATGTTTCCTACAAAGCCCTTCAGCTAATCAGGGGGACCCGAGCGGTTCAATTAATAAGAGGACTTGTACTTTTTATAGTTTTTACGAAGGTTAGTGAATGGCTGGGTCTTTATACCATCAACTGGATTTTAAAAAATGCCATGACGGTAGGCGCTATTGCTTTGCTCGTTGTTTTTCAGCCGGAGCTGAGGAGGGCTTTGGAGCAGCTGGGGAGGAGCAGATTTTTTTCCGGAACGGTATTTGGATGGGGTGAGAAGGAGATTCTCCGCCTGATAGATTCGGTTGCCGAAGCCTGTGAAGAGCTTTCAAAAAATAAAATAGGAGCTTTAATGGTTCTGGAAGGCCAAACGGGTTTAAATGAATACATCGAAACGGGTGTAATGATAGGTGGACAGGTAAGCCCCGAGCTTTTGATAAATATTTTTGTTCCCAACACTCCGCTGCACGATGGGGCGGTAATTATTAGGAACGACAAAATAATGGCAGCCTCCTGTTACCTTCCCCTGACCGAGAACCCTAATTTGAGCAAGGAGCTGGGTACCAGGCATAGAGCAGGCCTTGGAATTACCGAGCAGTCGGATGCCGTGGCTGTTATAGTATCTGAGGAAACGGGGGTAATTTCCGTAGCAAGGGAAGGAAAACTCAGCAGGTATTTAGATATTAAAACTTTAAAGAGCATGTTAAAAGAAATCTACCAGGTAGGCGAAAAGAAGGGAAATCTGTGGAACTGGAGGAAGACTAATGCGTAG
- the glmM gene encoding phosphoglucosamine mutase: MGRLFGTDGVRGIANIELTPELAFNLGRAAAKVLSKFHKKPLFVIGKDTRISGDMLEAAVIAGLCSCGADVIKAGIVPTPAVAYLTRHFKADSGVVVSASHNPMEYNGIKFFDSRGYKLPDELEDEIEGIINGADFKENLPSGKEVGSVMEEDGISLYVNYVTSLFEANCFKGFKIALDCANGAAFKAAPLVFEKLGAEVSVINNEPDGCNINVKCGSTHPEALSEFIKGKGLGIGFTFDGDADRLIAVDENGEVVDGDHIMAIWGVYLKEKGKLLKDTVVATIMSNMGLEVALKKMGIKMVRTKVGDRYVMEEILKNGYNFGGEQSGHIIFLDHNTTGDGIITAVNLLAVLKEKKAKLSELKNIMQVFPQVLINVKVRSKDGFETNTEIKKEIERAEKELGENGRIVVRPSGTEPLIRVMVEGERKDTIEDIAKRVAEIIQKALS, from the coding sequence ATGGGCAGGCTTTTTGGAACTGACGGTGTTAGGGGAATAGCCAATATAGAGCTTACACCGGAACTTGCTTTTAATCTGGGAAGAGCAGCTGCAAAGGTGCTTTCAAAATTTCATAAAAAACCTTTATTCGTCATAGGGAAAGATACGAGAATTTCAGGAGATATGCTGGAAGCGGCCGTTATTGCAGGACTTTGCTCCTGTGGGGCGGATGTGATAAAAGCGGGCATAGTTCCAACACCGGCAGTAGCTTACCTTACCAGGCATTTTAAAGCGGATTCGGGGGTGGTGGTATCTGCTTCTCACAACCCCATGGAGTACAACGGTATAAAGTTTTTTGACAGCCGGGGGTATAAACTTCCCGATGAACTGGAAGACGAAATTGAAGGCATAATAAACGGCGCTGATTTTAAGGAAAACCTGCCTTCAGGAAAAGAAGTGGGAAGTGTAATGGAAGAAGACGGAATTTCCCTTTATGTAAATTACGTCACATCTTTATTTGAGGCAAATTGCTTTAAAGGTTTTAAAATAGCGCTGGATTGTGCCAACGGAGCGGCCTTTAAAGCAGCCCCCCTTGTTTTTGAAAAACTCGGAGCAGAGGTTTCGGTCATAAATAACGAACCCGATGGGTGCAATATTAACGTAAAATGCGGATCAACTCATCCCGAGGCTCTTTCCGAATTTATTAAAGGCAAGGGATTAGGCATAGGCTTTACCTTTGATGGAGATGCGGATAGACTAATTGCGGTAGATGAAAACGGGGAAGTCGTAGATGGAGATCATATAATGGCTATATGGGGTGTTTATCTAAAAGAAAAGGGAAAGCTATTAAAGGATACGGTTGTAGCTACTATTATGAGCAATATGGGCCTGGAAGTAGCTTTGAAAAAAATGGGAATTAAAATGGTAAGGACAAAAGTTGGAGACAGATACGTGATGGAAGAAATTTTAAAGAATGGATATAATTTCGGAGGAGAGCAATCGGGGCACATTATCTTTTTAGATCATAATACCACCGGAGATGGCATAATTACAGCAGTTAACCTTTTGGCCGTATTAAAAGAAAAAAAAGCTAAGCTTTCCGAGTTAAAAAACATAATGCAGGTCTTTCCCCAGGTGCTTATTAATGTCAAGGTCAGGAGCAAGGACGGATTTGAGACAAATACTGAAATAAAAAAGGAGATTGAAAGGGCAGAGAAGGAGCTCGGGGAAAACGGGAGAATAGTAGTAAGGCCTTCGGGAACCGAACCCTTAATTCGGGTAATGGTAGAAGGAGAAAGAAAGGATACAATCGAGGATATTGCAAAAAGGGTAGCGGAAATTATCCAAAAGGCTTTGAGCTGA